Part of the Sporosarcina sp. FSL K6-2383 genome is shown below.
TACGCCTCGGCGTAATTGCGTCCAAATTTTGAATTGCGCTTGCGCAATTAACTCCTTTCAAAATTTGTGACATCCGCCGGAGGCTTAACTTGAATCGGCAGATTTTCTGCCGATTCAAGTTATATAGAAGTGACTTCTTCTTGCAATTTCACAATAAATTCCTCAAACGGCATGCTTTCAGATTTTTGCTCACCGTATTTACGAACATTCACTTCGCCCGTTTCTACTTCTTTATCACCTAGTACAAGCATATAAGGTACTTTTTGCATTTGCGCTTCACGGATTTTATAACCGATTTTTTCTTCACGGCTATCAATGTCTACACGGAAGCCAGCTGCAACTAATTTTTCACGTACACCATCTGCATAGTCGAAATGTGCATCTGGTGATACAGGAATCACTTCTACTTGAACAGGTGCCAACCAAGTTGGGAATGCACCTTTGTATTCTTCAATTAGGAATGCGACAAAACGTTCCATCGTTGACACAACACCACGGTGAATAACGACCGGACGATGTTGCTTGCCGTCTTCTCCTACATATGTCAGGTCAAAACGTTCTGGTAGTAAGAAGTCTAGTTGCACAGTTGACAACGTTTCTTCCATACCAATGGCTGTTTTTACTTGAACGTCTAATTTTGGTCCGTAGAATGCTGCTTCGCCTTCCGCTTCCACATAATCCAGTCCCATTTCATCCATCGCTTCTTTTAACATTGTTTGTGCACGATTCCACATTGCATCGTCATCAAAATATTTTTCTGTATCTGCTGGATCACGATAAGACACACGGAATGAATAGTCTTCGATTTTGAAATCTTTATATACGTCAATGACAAGTTGCACAACACGTTTGAACTCGTCCTTAATTTGATCGGGACGGACAAAGATATGGGCATCATTTAATGTCATCCCACGAACACGTTGCAAGCCTGATAGTGCACCTGACATTTCATAACGGTGCATCGTTCCTAGTTCTGCAATACGCAATGGAAGGTTACGGTATGAATGAATACCATTTTTGTAAATCATCATATGGTGTGGACAGTTCATCGGACGCAACACAAGATCTTCGTTGTCCATGCTCATCACAGGGAACATGCCGTCCTGGTAATGATCCCAGTGACCCGACGTTTTATACAATTCTACGCTTCCAAGAACTGGTGTGTAGACATGATCATACCCAAGCTTTTGCTCTTTATCGACGATATAACGTTCAATAATGCGGCGGATTGTTGCGCCT
Proteins encoded:
- the thrS gene encoding threonine--tRNA ligase — protein: MADMIKLQFPDGAVKEFPQGTTTEDVAASISPGLRKSALAGKVGDKLVDLKTPLTEGGDFGIITPQSAEALEILRHSSAHLLAQAVKRKFPDAKLGIGPVISSGFYYDIDSPTPITAEDLPELEKEMKRIIAENVEVIRHDVSREEAAEIFKKIDDEYKLELLEAIPAGEQVSLYEQGDFIDLCRGVHVPSTGKLKEIKLLSIAGAYWRGDSNNKMLQRIYGTAFFKKEELKEHLHMLEEAKERDHRKIGKELNLFMNSQKVGQGLPMWLPKGATIRRIIERYIVDKEQKLGYDHVYTPVLGSVELYKTSGHWDHYQDGMFPVMSMDNEDLVLRPMNCPHHMMIYKNGIHSYRNLPLRIAELGTMHRYEMSGALSGLQRVRGMTLNDAHIFVRPDQIKDEFKRVVQLVIDVYKDFKIEDYSFRVSYRDPADTEKYFDDDAMWNRAQTMLKEAMDEMGLDYVEAEGEAAFYGPKLDVQVKTAIGMEETLSTVQLDFLLPERFDLTYVGEDGKQHRPVVIHRGVVSTMERFVAFLIEEYKGAFPTWLAPVQVEVIPVSPDAHFDYADGVREKLVAAGFRVDIDSREEKIGYKIREAQMQKVPYMLVLGDKEVETGEVNVRKYGEQKSESMPFEEFIVKLQEEVTSI